In one window of Lampris incognitus isolate fLamInc1 chromosome 3, fLamInc1.hap2, whole genome shotgun sequence DNA:
- the mkrn1 gene encoding probable E3 ubiquitin-protein ligase makorin-1 has product MHGLCKEGDNCRYSHDLTSSKPAAMICKFFLKGNCVFGDRCRFEHSKPAKQAELHGAVPLPLPLPSTPLPPATASDPVPSGSGSAVPSGSGCAVPSGSGCAVPSGSGCAVLSGSGCAVDSSEMQQSTGTRDWVNAAEFVPGQPYCGRADPVKVEGPVPLIEDFEKDSARDNKELKKQLCPYAAVGECRYGLNCAYLHGDVCDMCGLQVLHPTDNTQRSEHSKACIEAHEKDMEISFAIQRSKDMICGVCMEVVFEKANPSERRFGILSNCCHCYCLKCIRKWRSAKQFESKIIKSCPECRITSNFVIPSEYWVEDKDEKQKLIQKYKDGMGSKPCRYFDEGRGTCPFGSNCFYKHAFPDGRLEEAQPQRRQTGSNGRNRNARRTPLWDIFDERGSTDSFDNEDEDMVTFELSEMLLMLLAAGTDDEVTDSEDEWDLFHEELDDIYEIYL; this is encoded by the exons ATGCATGGACTTTGCAAAGAGGGAGACAACTGTCGATATTCACATGATCTGACCAGCAGCAAACCTGCAGCCATGATCTGCAAGTTCTTTCTGAAAGGAAACTGTGTGTTTGGGGACCGTTGcag GTTTGAACACTCTAAACCAGCCAAGCAAGCTGAACTGCACGGTGCtgtgccgctgccgctgccgctgccttcAACTCCCCTGCCACCTGCCACTGCATCAGATCCAGTGCCTAGTGGGTCTGGTAGTGCAGTGCCTAGTGGGTCTGGCTGTGCAGTGCCGAGTGGGTCTGGCTGTGCAGTGCCGAGTGGGTCTGGCTGTGCAGTGTTGAGTGGATCTGGCTGTGCAGTGGACAGCTCTGAGATGCAACAGAGCACAGGGACAAGGGACTGGGTCAATGCTGCTGAGTTTGTACCAGGACAGCCCTACTGTGGACGGG CTGATCCTGTGAAAGTGGAGGGGCCTGTCCCTCTCATCGAGGACTTTGAGAAGGACTCAGCCCGGGATAACAAAGAATTGAAGAAGCAGCTGTGTCCATATGCTGCCGTTGGCGAGTGCCGCTACGGACTAAATTGTGCCTACCTCCATGGTGATGTCTGTGACATGTGTGGCCTGCAGGTGCTCCATCCCACCGATAACACCCAGCGGTCGGAGCACAGCAAG GCTTGTATTGAGGCTCATGAGAAGGACATGGAGATTTCTTTTGCTATCCAACGCAGCAAGGACATGATCTGCGGTGTATGCATGGAAGTGGTGTTCGAGAAGGCTAACCCCAGTGAACGTCGTTTCGGCATCCTCTCAAACTGTTGCCACTGTTACTGTCTCAAATGCATTCGCAAATGGAGGAGTGCCAAACAATTTGAGAGCAAAATCATCAA ATCCTGCCCAGAGTGTCGCATCACATCCAACTTTGTTATCCCGAGCGAATACTGGGTCGAGGATAAGGATGAGAAGCAGAAGCTCATCCAGAAATACAAAGATGGCATGGG GAGTAAACCATGTCGATATTTTGATGAGGGCCGTGGGACCTGTCCATTCGGTTCAAACTGCTTTTACAAGCACGCGTTTCCTGATGGGCGCTTGGAGGAGGCTCAACCCCAGAGAAGGCAGACAGGATCCAATGGAAGAAACAGG AATGCAAGGAGAACGCCTCTCTGGGACATTTTTGATGAGCGGGGAAGTACAGATTCCTTTGACAATGAGGATGAGGACATGGTGACATTTGAGTTGAGTGAGATGCTCCTCATGCTGCTTGCTGCAGGCACCGACGACGAGGTGACAGATTCAGAAGATGAATGGGACTTGTTTCACGAGGAGCTGGACGATATCTATGAAATTTACCTATAG